A single region of the Lysinibacillus sp. B2A1 genome encodes:
- a CDS encoding succinate dehydrogenase flavoprotein subunit, whose protein sequence is MAKSKIIVVGGGLAGLMATIKAAEVGTEVDLFSLVPVKRSHSVCAQGGINGAVNTKGEGDSPWIHFDDTVYGGDFLANQPPVKGMCDAAPGIIHLMDRMGVMFNRTPEGLLDFRRFGGTLMHRTAFSGATTGQQLLYALDEQVRSHEVAGLVNKYEHWEFLGVIIDEDGVCRGIVAQDMRTEEIKSFRADAVIMATGGPGIIFGKTTNSVINTGSAASIVYQQGASYANGEFIQIHPTAIPGDDKNRLMSESARGEGGRIWTYKDGKPWYFLEEKYPAYGNLVPRDIATREIFDVCVNQKLGINGENMVYLDLSHKDPHELDVKLGGIIEIYEKFVGDDPRKLPMKIFPAVHYSMGGLWVDYNQMTEIPGLFAAGECDYSQHGANRLGANSLLSAIYGGMVAGPNAVDYVKHLKKHAEDLPQQIYDARVKEEQDKWDAIMKLDGTENAYLLHKELGEMMTATMTVVRYNDQLEDTLKKLDELTERWNNININDTQKWSNQGAHFTRQLKNMLILAKVMTQGALLRNESRGAHYKPDFPNRDDENFLKTTIAKFDPTTGNPIITYQEVDVSLIPPRKRDYSAKGD, encoded by the coding sequence ATGGCGAAAAGCAAAATAATTGTTGTCGGCGGCGGTCTTGCTGGTCTGATGGCAACGATTAAAGCAGCTGAAGTTGGTACTGAAGTTGATTTATTCTCATTAGTTCCTGTAAAACGCTCACACTCTGTATGTGCGCAAGGCGGAATTAATGGTGCGGTAAATACAAAAGGTGAAGGGGATTCTCCTTGGATTCACTTTGATGATACAGTGTATGGTGGGGACTTCTTAGCTAACCAACCACCAGTTAAGGGTATGTGTGATGCGGCTCCTGGTATTATTCACTTAATGGACCGTATGGGTGTTATGTTCAACCGTACACCTGAAGGACTTCTTGATTTCCGTCGTTTTGGCGGTACTTTAATGCACCGTACTGCATTCTCAGGTGCAACAACTGGTCAACAATTACTATATGCACTAGATGAGCAAGTTCGTTCTCACGAAGTGGCTGGTTTAGTTAATAAATATGAGCACTGGGAATTCCTTGGTGTAATTATTGACGAAGATGGCGTTTGCCGTGGTATCGTTGCGCAAGATATGCGTACAGAAGAAATTAAATCATTCCGTGCAGACGCTGTTATTATGGCGACTGGAGGTCCTGGTATTATCTTCGGTAAAACAACAAACTCTGTCATTAACACAGGTTCTGCTGCTTCTATCGTTTACCAACAAGGTGCTTCTTATGCGAATGGTGAATTCATCCAAATTCACCCTACAGCGATTCCTGGAGATGACAAAAACCGTTTAATGTCAGAATCGGCTCGTGGTGAAGGTGGACGTATTTGGACTTATAAAGACGGTAAGCCTTGGTACTTCTTAGAAGAGAAATACCCAGCTTATGGTAACTTAGTACCACGTGATATTGCAACACGTGAAATTTTCGACGTTTGTGTAAACCAAAAACTTGGTATCAATGGCGAAAACATGGTATACCTAGATCTTTCTCATAAAGATCCACATGAATTAGACGTTAAACTTGGTGGTATCATCGAGATTTACGAAAAATTCGTAGGGGATGACCCACGTAAATTACCTATGAAAATTTTCCCAGCAGTTCACTATTCAATGGGTGGATTATGGGTTGACTACAACCAAATGACTGAAATACCTGGTCTATTTGCAGCAGGTGAATGTGATTATTCTCAACATGGTGCAAACCGTCTTGGTGCGAACTCATTATTATCTGCTATTTATGGCGGTATGGTTGCTGGTCCTAACGCAGTAGACTACGTAAAACATCTTAAAAAGCATGCAGAAGACTTACCACAACAAATCTACGATGCTCGCGTTAAAGAAGAACAAGATAAGTGGGATGCTATCATGAAATTGGACGGCACGGAAAACGCTTACTTGCTTCATAAAGAGCTTGGTGAGATGATGACTGCTACGATGACAGTAGTACGTTATAACGACCAACTTGAAGATACATTAAAAAAATTAGATGAGCTTACTGAGCGTTGGAATAACATCAACATCAATGATACACAAAAATGGAGCAACCAAGGTGCACACTTTACACGTCAGCTTAAAAACATGTTAATTCTAGCGAAAGTAATGACACAAGGTGCATTATTGCGTAATGAATCTCGCGGTGCTCACTATAAACCAGATTTCCCGAACCGTGATGATGAAAACTTCTTAAAAACAACAATTGCGAAGTTTGATCCAACTACTGGTAATCCAATCATCACGTACCAAGAAGTCGACGTTTCTTTAATTCCACCACGTAAACGCGACTACTCTGCGAAAGGAGACTAA
- a CDS encoding succinate dehydrogenase iron-sulfur subunit, which yields MQIAANTGRMVKVEILRQDTKGGNSYWQKFQVPYRHGMNVISILMEIQKNPVTENGENTSPVAWDMNCLEEVCGACSMVINGRPRQSCSTLVDQLTEPIKLEPMKTFPVIRDLQVDRERMFNALKKVKAWVPIDGTYDLGEGPRMPEGKRQWAYELSKCMTCGVCMEACPNVSEKASFIGPAPLSQVRLFNTHPTGAMIKDQRLNAIMGDGGLANCGNSQNCVAACPKGIPLTTSIASLNRATTVQMFRNFFGSDHFVD from the coding sequence ATGCAAATCGCAGCAAATACTGGAAGAATGGTCAAAGTGGAAATTTTACGTCAAGATACTAAAGGCGGCAATAGCTACTGGCAAAAATTCCAAGTACCTTACCGTCATGGTATGAACGTAATTTCAATTTTAATGGAAATTCAAAAAAATCCTGTTACTGAAAATGGTGAAAATACTTCACCAGTAGCATGGGATATGAACTGTTTAGAAGAGGTTTGTGGTGCATGTTCAATGGTTATTAATGGTCGCCCACGTCAATCTTGTTCAACACTTGTTGACCAATTGACTGAGCCTATTAAACTAGAGCCTATGAAAACATTCCCTGTTATTCGTGACTTACAAGTTGACCGTGAACGTATGTTCAACGCACTGAAAAAAGTGAAAGCATGGGTGCCAATCGATGGTACTTATGATTTAGGTGAAGGTCCGCGTATGCCAGAAGGTAAACGTCAATGGGCTTATGAATTATCTAAATGTATGACTTGTGGTGTATGTATGGAAGCTTGTCCAAACGTGTCTGAAAAAGCTTCATTCATCGGACCAGCACCATTATCACAAGTACGTTTATTTAACACTCACCCAACTGGTGCGATGATTAAAGACCAACGTTTAAACGCAATTATGGGTGATGGAGGCCTTGCAAACTGTGGTAACTCTCAAAACTGTGTTGCTGCTTGTCCAAAAGGTATTCCTTTAACAACATCTATCGCATCATTAAACCGTGCAACTACAGTGCAAATGTTCCGTAACTTCTTCGGTTCTGACCACTTCGTTGACTAA
- a CDS encoding acyl-CoA thioesterase, which yields MKANYIEDFQEWTKDFSFYIEVRVRFSETDMYGHMNNTVSFTYFEQARIDYFRHLGVLMPAAIDENIEGIPIVADLQCDYVKQVFFDDVLKIYTKVAKVGNSSLDIHYLGKNQRDEVCFTGRGTVVQMDPRTGKSVSLSEEARNHLASLSIL from the coding sequence ATGAAAGCAAATTATATTGAAGATTTTCAGGAATGGACAAAGGATTTTTCATTTTATATCGAGGTACGTGTACGTTTTTCTGAAACAGATATGTACGGTCATATGAACAATACAGTCAGCTTTACATATTTTGAACAAGCACGAATTGATTATTTTCGCCACTTAGGGGTCCTAATGCCAGCTGCAATTGATGAGAATATTGAAGGAATTCCAATCGTAGCAGATTTGCAATGTGATTATGTAAAACAGGTTTTCTTCGATGATGTCCTAAAAATTTATACGAAGGTTGCGAAGGTAGGAAATTCATCATTGGATATTCATTATTTAGGGAAAAATCAAAGGGACGAGGTTTGTTTCACGGGTCGAGGTACAGTTGTGCAAATGGATCCACGCACTGGGAAAAGTGTATCTTTATCTGAAGAAGCAAGGAATCATCTAGCAAGCCTCTCCATACTCTAA
- a CDS encoding DNA-binding response regulator has translation MNGSHHRSLLTNREREIFALLLAEKTTRDIAEQLGISEKTVRNHISNTIQKLGVTNRSQALIELLRLEEFKLD, from the coding sequence ATGAATGGCTCTCATCATCGTTCTCTATTAACAAATCGAGAACGTGAAATATTTGCGCTTTTATTAGCTGAAAAAACAACGAGGGATATAGCAGAGCAACTTGGTATAAGTGAAAAAACAGTGCGAAATCACATTTCCAATACAATTCAAAAGCTAGGTGTAACGAATCGCTCTCAGGCGTTAATTGAGCTGTTACGCTTAGAAGAATTTAAATTAGACTAA
- a CDS encoding MarR family transcriptional regulator translates to MSDEVTKHSPETVATVEKELRYIAAIVKQKGREIVSQYAITPPQFVALQWLEELGDMTIGDLSNRLYLAFSTTTDLVDRMEKNELVKRVRDENDRRVVVVHLLEKGERIIQEVIEKRQQYLQEKLVGFNEQEVAQLSGYLQRLHVHMKQD, encoded by the coding sequence ATGTCGGATGAAGTAACAAAACACTCACCTGAAACCGTTGCAACGGTTGAAAAGGAATTACGCTATATAGCGGCCATTGTGAAGCAAAAGGGAAGAGAGATTGTTTCGCAATATGCGATTACGCCGCCACAATTTGTTGCATTACAGTGGTTAGAAGAACTTGGTGATATGACAATTGGCGACTTGTCAAACCGATTATACTTAGCTTTTAGTACAACAACAGATTTAGTGGACCGAATGGAGAAAAATGAATTAGTGAAACGAGTGCGTGACGAAAATGATCGTCGTGTCGTTGTTGTTCATCTTCTCGAGAAGGGCGAACGAATTATTCAAGAGGTTATTGAAAAAAGACAACAGTATTTGCAGGAAAAACTTGTAGGTTTTAATGAACAAGAAGTCGCACAATTATCAGGCTATCTACAAAGACTACATGTACACATGAAACAGGATTGA
- a CDS encoding glutamate racemase has translation MNAPIGVIDSGVGGLTVAKEIMKRLPNETIYYIGDTARCPYGPRSRQEVRNFTWQMAKALEKMNIKMLVIACNTATAVALESLQRNMPFPVLGVINAGARAAVKKTKRHEVVVLATEGTIKSGAYEEALLSLNTSTHIIPLACPTFVPLVESGEYKGGFANKLIAEGLKPLKNEQFDTVILGCTHYPILQKQIEAVVGEDVFVLSSAEETAKDVQEMLAYNGTLADSTIVPAHKFYATGSVPIFSSIAENWLEQGTLDIKRITLK, from the coding sequence ATGAATGCCCCGATAGGCGTTATTGATTCAGGAGTTGGCGGTTTAACCGTAGCAAAGGAAATTATGAAACGTTTGCCAAATGAAACGATTTACTACATTGGCGATACAGCAAGATGTCCATATGGTCCGAGAAGTCGACAGGAAGTACGGAATTTCACTTGGCAAATGGCAAAAGCACTTGAAAAAATGAATATTAAGATGCTTGTTATTGCTTGTAATACAGCGACTGCAGTAGCACTCGAAAGTTTACAAAGAAATATGCCTTTTCCGGTACTAGGCGTTATTAATGCTGGCGCACGTGCAGCTGTAAAGAAAACGAAGCGACATGAAGTCGTTGTGCTTGCAACAGAAGGAACCATTAAAAGCGGGGCGTATGAGGAAGCCTTACTATCACTCAATACGTCAACACATATTATTCCACTTGCTTGTCCTACATTTGTACCACTTGTTGAAAGTGGCGAATATAAAGGTGGATTTGCAAATAAGTTAATTGCTGAAGGCTTAAAGCCGTTGAAAAATGAACAATTTGACACGGTCATCTTAGGATGTACGCATTATCCAATATTGCAAAAACAAATTGAAGCTGTTGTCGGAGAAGATGTTTTCGTGCTGTCTTCTGCGGAGGAAACAGCAAAGGATGTTCAAGAAATGCTTGCGTATAATGGCACGTTGGCTGATTCAACTATTGTGCCTGCTCATAAATTTTACGCCACGGGATCTGTACCAATTTTCAGTTCGATTGCAGAAAATTGGCTTGAACAAGGTACTCTCGATATTAAACGTATTACATTAAAATAA
- the rph gene encoding ribonuclease PH: MTRFDGRNADALRPVKIDSEYLLHPEGSVLIQVGNTKVICTATIEDKVPGFLRGQGKGWITAEYSMLPRATAQRTPRESSRGKVNGRTMEIQRLIGRALRAIVDLEALGERTVWIDCDVIQADGGTRTASITGAFVAMTQAIAKFGAEKPFEKFPVTDYLAATSVGIVEEQGAILDLNYVEDVDAAVDMNIVMTGAGQFVELQGTGEESTFSREQLNDLLALGEKGIQELVALQKKALGEIADQIGGQK, encoded by the coding sequence ATGACAAGATTTGATGGAAGAAATGCAGATGCACTGAGACCAGTAAAAATAGATAGTGAGTATTTATTACACCCAGAAGGCTCAGTTTTAATTCAAGTAGGTAATACGAAAGTGATTTGCACAGCAACAATTGAGGATAAGGTTCCAGGATTTTTACGAGGACAGGGCAAAGGTTGGATCACGGCAGAATATTCAATGCTACCTCGTGCAACAGCGCAGCGTACACCACGTGAGTCATCTCGAGGAAAGGTGAATGGTCGTACAATGGAAATCCAACGTTTAATCGGTCGTGCATTGCGTGCTATTGTTGACCTAGAGGCACTTGGTGAGCGAACAGTGTGGATTGATTGCGATGTTATTCAAGCAGACGGAGGGACACGTACAGCCTCTATTACAGGTGCATTTGTTGCAATGACACAGGCAATCGCTAAATTTGGTGCAGAAAAGCCTTTCGAAAAATTTCCCGTGACTGACTATTTAGCAGCAACTAGTGTTGGGATTGTTGAAGAACAGGGAGCAATTTTAGACTTAAACTATGTAGAGGATGTTGATGCTGCCGTCGATATGAATATTGTGATGACAGGAGCAGGACAATTTGTTGAGCTTCAAGGAACTGGAGAAGAATCAACTTTTTCTCGTGAACAGCTAAATGATCTACTAGCACTAGGTGAAAAGGGTATTCAAGAGTTAGTTGCACTGCAAAAAAAGGCACTTGGTGAAATAGCGGATCAAATTGGAGGACAAAAGTAA
- a CDS encoding non-canonical purine NTP pyrophosphatase (hydrolyzes non-standard nucleotides such as xanthine and inosine) — protein sequence MKQVVIATKNKGKAKDFEALFGPLGYEVVTMFDVAPEMEIEETGTTFEENAVLKAEALAKELGTIVIADDSGLAVDVLNGEPGVYSARYAGDHDDEANIVKLLENLKNVEDENRTARFCCCIAIAGPDFKTTTVFGTCEGVIALEKRGTNGFGYDPIFYVPSLGRMMAELSPEEKAAISHRGNAIRQLKEELSNLIK from the coding sequence ATGAAGCAAGTAGTAATAGCAACGAAGAATAAGGGAAAAGCAAAGGATTTCGAAGCTTTATTTGGTCCACTCGGCTATGAAGTGGTAACCATGTTTGATGTGGCACCAGAAATGGAAATAGAAGAAACGGGCACTACATTTGAGGAAAATGCGGTCTTAAAGGCAGAAGCATTAGCAAAAGAGCTTGGCACAATTGTTATTGCAGATGATAGCGGCTTAGCTGTTGATGTATTAAATGGAGAGCCAGGCGTTTATTCTGCACGATATGCAGGTGATCATGATGATGAAGCGAATATAGTCAAACTGCTAGAAAATTTAAAGAATGTTGAAGATGAAAATCGTACAGCACGCTTCTGCTGCTGTATTGCCATTGCAGGTCCAGATTTTAAAACAACTACAGTTTTTGGTACTTGTGAGGGTGTTATTGCCCTTGAAAAACGCGGTACAAATGGCTTTGGATATGACCCAATCTTCTACGTACCAAGCTTAGGTCGTATGATGGCTGAGTTATCACCAGAAGAAAAGGCTGCCATTTCTCACCGTGGAAATGCAATTCGTCAGTTGAAGGAAGAATTGTCAAATCTTATAAAATAA
- a CDS encoding YfcE family phosphodiesterase, which produces MQILVMSDTHGDSGVIEKVRGFYPNIDILIHCGDSELPFSHHVLDGMKKVRGNCDIDPAFPDEIVIDFGDIKVFATHGHLFNVKSSILSLSYRAKEVNARIVCFGHSHMLGAEMIDDILFLNPGSLLKPRGRQEKSFAVVEINQTAFKVDFFTDDHQLLDSYTFMRNE; this is translated from the coding sequence ATGCAGATACTAGTGATGAGCGATACTCACGGTGATAGCGGCGTGATTGAAAAGGTTCGAGGCTTTTACCCGAACATTGACATCTTGATTCATTGTGGAGATAGTGAGCTTCCTTTCTCCCATCACGTATTAGATGGCATGAAAAAAGTACGGGGTAATTGTGATATAGATCCTGCCTTTCCAGATGAAATAGTTATTGATTTTGGCGATATAAAAGTCTTTGCTACCCATGGTCATTTATTTAACGTAAAAAGCTCCATTCTATCATTGTCCTACCGAGCGAAAGAAGTGAACGCACGAATAGTTTGTTTCGGTCATTCTCATATGCTAGGAGCCGAGATGATTGATGATATTTTATTTTTAAATCCAGGGAGCTTATTAAAGCCACGTGGACGCCAAGAGAAGAGCTTTGCCGTTGTGGAGATTAATCAGACAGCTTTTAAAGTTGATTTCTTTACGGACGATCACCAGCTTTTAGACTCTTATACATTTATGCGAAATGAATAA
- a CDS encoding YdiU family protein — MENIFGWNFENSYVQLASIYYTELALNPVSAPKLVKLNEAVATSLGLTIETLSNEEAVAIFAGNKVPTGGNPIAQAYAGHQFGHFNMLGDGRALLLGEQITPNNERFDVALKGSGRTPFSRGGDGRAALGPMLREYIMSEAMFALGIPTSRSLAVVTTGETILRESELPGAVLTRIASSHLRVGTFQFAAQWGTDEELKMLADYTLERHFPNANQSNNRYLYLLQEVIRKQASLIAKWQLVGFIHGVMNTDNMTISGETIDYGPCAFMDTYDPATVFSSIDRQGRYAYGNQPNIGGWNLTRLAETLLPLIHENQEEAITLAQEILQKYPQLYHDNWLAGMRAKLGIFNEEEQDVLLIEELLKLMQQYQADYTNTFIALTFERWDESQLFSSSAFKEWHCKWLERLTRQSQTKEMSQQLMRNHNPAIIPRNHRVEEALEAAVENGDYSVMDKLLKALAKPFEHSNEQLQYAALPAPSTQPYRTFCGT; from the coding sequence ATGGAAAATATATTTGGATGGAATTTTGAAAATAGTTATGTCCAACTTGCTAGCATTTATTATACGGAACTAGCACTTAATCCTGTAAGTGCCCCTAAGTTGGTAAAATTAAATGAAGCGGTTGCTACGTCATTAGGTTTAACGATAGAAACCTTATCCAATGAAGAAGCGGTGGCGATTTTTGCTGGAAACAAGGTTCCGACTGGAGGAAATCCCATTGCACAAGCCTATGCTGGTCATCAATTTGGTCATTTCAATATGCTAGGGGATGGTCGAGCACTGTTGCTTGGAGAGCAAATAACCCCGAATAATGAACGTTTTGATGTCGCGCTAAAAGGCTCAGGAAGAACGCCATTTTCTCGTGGTGGGGATGGTAGGGCAGCACTTGGACCAATGCTGCGTGAATATATAATGAGCGAAGCCATGTTTGCACTCGGTATTCCTACTTCACGAAGCTTGGCTGTTGTAACGACAGGTGAAACAATTCTCCGTGAATCCGAGCTTCCAGGTGCTGTTCTAACTCGTATAGCAAGCAGTCATTTGCGTGTAGGTACCTTCCAATTTGCAGCACAGTGGGGAACAGATGAGGAGCTTAAAATGTTGGCAGATTATACATTAGAGCGACATTTTCCAAATGCTAATCAGTCTAATAATCGTTATCTATACCTACTTCAGGAGGTTATCAGGAAGCAGGCCTCCCTTATTGCAAAATGGCAGTTAGTGGGCTTTATTCATGGTGTTATGAACACGGATAATATGACGATTAGTGGTGAAACGATTGATTATGGCCCCTGTGCATTTATGGATACCTATGACCCGGCGACAGTGTTCAGCTCCATCGATCGACAAGGTCGTTATGCATATGGCAACCAGCCCAATATAGGTGGCTGGAATTTAACTCGCTTGGCTGAAACATTATTACCATTAATTCATGAAAATCAGGAAGAGGCAATAACCCTAGCTCAAGAAATATTGCAAAAGTATCCGCAATTGTATCATGATAACTGGCTAGCAGGTATGCGAGCAAAGCTTGGAATTTTTAATGAAGAAGAGCAGGATGTGCTTCTTATTGAAGAACTGTTAAAGCTGATGCAGCAATATCAAGCAGACTATACAAATACATTTATTGCATTAACCTTTGAAAGATGGGATGAATCACAGCTATTTAGCTCATCGGCATTTAAAGAGTGGCATTGTAAATGGCTTGAGCGATTAACTAGGCAATCGCAAACAAAGGAAATGTCTCAGCAATTAATGCGTAATCATAATCCAGCGATCATTCCACGAAATCATCGAGTGGAAGAAGCCTTAGAGGCTGCAGTCGAGAATGGGGACTACAGTGTCATGGACAAATTATTAAAGGCCCTTGCGAAGCCGTTTGAGCATTCTAATGAGCAATTACAATACGCAGCATTACCAGCACCATCTACACAGCCATATCGTACTTTTTGTGGCACATAA
- a CDS encoding DUF2639 domain-containing protein: protein MHKYSKGWFVKELRTHGILVHPQFKNHLGLFKESELRNLYYRFVVNETLETDQK, encoded by the coding sequence ATGCATAAATATTCAAAGGGTTGGTTTGTTAAAGAGTTGCGTACACATGGAATTCTAGTACATCCACAATTTAAAAATCATCTAGGGCTTTTTAAGGAGTCTGAGCTTCGCAATTTATATTATCGCTTTGTTGTAAATGAAACGCTAGAAACGGATCAAAAATAA
- a CDS encoding DUF2071 domain-containing protein, whose product MLSKPWILTQIWQDVLFLHWPVPPHILEQHIPIDLKLDLFEQNAWLSIVLFKVKGQRLRMLPPFPGTDSYVQLNIRTYVTYKEKKGIYFFTLDVSNHFVAQLASMGGLKYRYAKMALRQNGNNYSFTGHSNIFKERARISYKPLPSEITSSNFDKWLVERYCSWTKSNNLLLRIDIHHLPWQLQKAQINIERNTLAPFINEMLQRTQPIVHFAKCRKAKIFLPVIEQKNQIY is encoded by the coding sequence ATGTTGAGCAAACCATGGATTTTAACGCAAATATGGCAGGATGTATTATTTTTGCATTGGCCTGTCCCTCCTCATATACTAGAGCAACATATCCCTATAGATTTAAAATTAGATCTCTTTGAACAGAACGCTTGGTTAAGTATAGTGCTTTTTAAAGTAAAAGGACAACGACTACGAATGCTGCCACCATTTCCTGGAACTGATTCTTATGTACAGCTTAATATACGTACCTATGTGACGTATAAGGAGAAGAAAGGAATTTATTTTTTTACCTTAGATGTTTCAAATCACTTTGTTGCACAATTAGCTTCAATGGGCGGTTTAAAATATCGTTATGCAAAAATGGCACTACGACAAAATGGGAATAACTATTCTTTTACAGGTCATAGTAACATCTTTAAGGAAAGAGCAAGAATTTCTTATAAACCATTACCTAGTGAAATTACTAGCAGCAATTTTGATAAATGGTTAGTAGAACGCTATTGCTCATGGACAAAATCGAATAATTTATTATTACGTATCGATATACATCATCTGCCTTGGCAGCTGCAAAAAGCACAGATCAATATTGAGCGCAATACGCTAGCACCTTTTATAAACGAAATGCTCCAAAGGACTCAACCAATAGTCCATTTTGCAAAGTGCAGGAAGGCGAAAATTTTTCTACCTGTAATTGAGCAGAAAAACCAGATTTATTAA
- a CDS encoding 3-ketoacyl-ACP reductase — translation MFKESVVIVTGGAQGIGKGIVLAYARQGAHVVIADVNRELGQQVECDLLEQGYSALFIHTDVTKEQDIIQLMQRTSDYFGTIHILINNAGKFQHKSPYDVTFKEWNDMMQSNLSSAFFCAREAAKVMRSHEHGGAIVSLASTRAEMSEPETEAYAATKGGIVALTHALARSLGPDHITVNCISPGWIETGDYQQLRHVDHAQHLSGRVGVPEDIAQACLYLTNPANNFVTGINLTVDGGMTKKMMYEE, via the coding sequence ATGTTTAAAGAATCAGTAGTTATTGTCACGGGTGGTGCACAAGGCATTGGTAAAGGCATTGTGCTTGCGTATGCGAGACAGGGTGCTCATGTTGTTATTGCTGATGTGAACAGAGAGTTAGGTCAGCAAGTAGAGTGCGATTTGCTAGAGCAAGGATATTCTGCGCTTTTTATTCATACTGATGTGACAAAGGAACAAGATATTATTCAGTTAATGCAAAGGACCTCTGATTATTTTGGTACTATTCATATTTTAATAAATAATGCGGGTAAGTTTCAACATAAATCTCCATATGACGTAACATTTAAGGAATGGAATGATATGATGCAATCTAATTTATCGAGTGCCTTTTTCTGTGCAAGGGAGGCTGCGAAAGTGATGAGGTCTCATGAGCACGGTGGTGCGATTGTTTCTCTGGCCTCTACTCGTGCTGAAATGTCTGAGCCTGAAACAGAGGCTTATGCGGCAACAAAGGGTGGAATTGTCGCGTTAACGCATGCTTTAGCACGGTCATTAGGTCCAGATCATATTACCGTTAATTGTATTTCACCAGGATGGATTGAAACCGGTGATTATCAGCAGCTTCGTCATGTGGATCATGCGCAGCATTTATCTGGACGTGTAGGTGTTCCTGAAGATATTGCTCAAGCCTGTCTCTATTTAACAAACCCTGCAAATAATTTTGTAACAGGCATCAATCTTACTGTCGATGGGGGTATGACAAAGAAAATGATGTATGAAGAATAA
- a CDS encoding site-specific integrase codes for MASITKRGSSWQYMINHYVDGKRKPISKGGFATKREAQLAAAEKELLLKKGNQVIVKEKAFSIYFEEWIELYKSNKHINTYNRYSNSVERVKEHFKDKPIQKITRADYQVFLNEYGKGKSRETVRKLNTHIRACVKDAIEEGYITIDFTRKVELNATHNAKKSEDKHLNYNDSVKLYNELFNRLSPSTSTYHLILLGLVSGLRFGELTGLTIDCFDFKTNQIKVYRAWDYKRGTGFSSLKNEQSERKISIDKKVMNEFKKLILALPENENNLVFYRQSAIKTVTNEGANKLLRKTLDALEIEHISIHGLRHTHASVLIYKGANIHSVSKRLGHSDIQTTLDHYSHVLKEMEERDEEIAINVYSS; via the coding sequence ATGGCTAGTATCACAAAACGCGGTAGTTCATGGCAATATATGATTAATCACTATGTGGATGGCAAAAGAAAGCCTATTTCAAAAGGTGGTTTTGCTACTAAGAGAGAGGCACAACTAGCTGCAGCAGAAAAAGAACTGCTATTAAAAAAAGGTAATCAAGTAATTGTTAAAGAAAAAGCGTTCTCAATTTATTTTGAAGAATGGATTGAATTGTATAAATCCAATAAACACATTAATACCTACAACCGTTATTCAAATTCTGTTGAACGTGTTAAGGAACATTTCAAAGATAAACCGATTCAGAAAATCACTCGAGCTGATTACCAAGTGTTTTTAAATGAATATGGTAAAGGTAAATCAAGGGAGACCGTTAGAAAGCTTAATACACACATCAGAGCATGTGTAAAAGATGCAATTGAGGAAGGATATATAACGATAGACTTCACTCGTAAAGTGGAATTAAACGCTACTCATAACGCTAAAAAGAGTGAAGATAAACACCTGAATTATAATGATAGTGTTAAATTATATAATGAATTATTTAATCGTTTATCGCCTTCCACAAGCACTTACCATTTAATTTTATTGGGGCTTGTATCAGGGCTTCGTTTTGGTGAGTTAACAGGACTAACAATAGATTGTTTTGATTTTAAAACGAACCAAATAAAAGTTTATAGAGCATGGGACTACAAAAGAGGAACTGGATTTAGCTCCTTAAAAAATGAACAATCAGAAAGAAAAATTTCCATTGATAAGAAAGTTATGAATGAATTTAAGAAATTAATATTAGCTCTACCAGAAAACGAAAACAATTTGGTTTTTTATAGGCAATCTGCTATTAAAACCGTAACAAATGAAGGTGCTAATAAATTATTACGAAAAACTCTTGATGCATTGGAGATCGAGCATATTTCCATTCATGGTTTACGACATACACATGCCAGTGTCTTAATCTACAAAGGTGCTAATATTCATTCTGTTTCCAAACGCTTAGGACATTCAGATATTCAAACAACACTTGATCACTACTCACATGTATTAAAAGAAATGGAAGAACGAGATGAAGAAATTGCAATTAACGTTTATTCATCTTAG